Within the Deltaproteobacteria bacterium genome, the region GATGTAGTCCAGTACGGTGTCGCCGGTCATGGCCGCCCTCAATGCATCTCAGCGTAAGTCTTACACCGGCCGCGCTGATTGGCGTGCTCGGCGAGGTCCTTCGCCAATTCGGTGCGCGAGCGAACGGCGCGAACCGGTTGTGGTGGGGTCTTGAAGGTCTTGCGGCCGTCTTCGGTCAGGCGTGGCGGCTGGCCGGCGTCGAGCACAGCGCTGGCGACCAGCTCTTCCAAGTAGCGCGTGTCCCACCACGACAGTTGCAGCTGCTTAGCGCGGCGGAAGTACAACTGGATATCGCACTCGATGGTGAAGCCCATACCGCCGTAAACCTGCTGAGCCATCGCGGTGACGTCGCGAAACGTCTGGCAGGCGAACAGTTTCGCCATCGGGGCCAGCCGGTCGACCGGCCGTCCGAGCGCGCGGGTCCAAGCGGCTTCGTAAACCAGAGTGGTGCCGCCGTCGACCGCGGCCGAGGCGTCAGCCAAGTAATGGGCAATGGCCTGGAAGGCGCCGAGCGGCTTGTCGAACTGCTCGCGCTCTTTGGCGTACTGGACGGTCATCTCCAACGCTCGCTGCGCCCCGCCGATGGCCTGTGCCGCCAGCAGGATGATGCCGTCGTGCATCAGCGTGTTCCATGTCGACCATCCCGACTGCGCCGCGCCGATGCGATCGGCCAACGGCACGCGCACGTCCTTGAAGGCTACTTTGTACTGCGTGTCCGCGGCCAAGGCGTACTGCTGCGTGATTTCGACCCCGGGCGATTTGGGATCAACCAGCAGCAGGTCGACGTCGTGCTCGCCGTTGCCGGTGCGGGCCAAGACCAGCAGGCGGGTCGCGGCCGCGGCGCAGGCCACATGCCGCTTGCTGCCGTTCAAGCGCAAGTGCTCGCCGTCACGAACGGCGGAGAGCTGGACACCTTGCGGACCGAACCCGCGCTGTGGCTCCAACCACGCCGGAGTGAAGACAGCCGCGCCCGAGGCGATTTGCGGCAGCCACATCTGCTTCTGAGCGTCGCTGCCGGCCAGCGCCAGTGCGCCGCCGCTCATCACCGCGCTGGCGAAGTGCGGGCAGGGGGCCAACGAGCGGCCGAGTTCTTCGTACAGGATGGCACCTTCGACGCTCGACTGCCCGGCGCCGCCGTATTCTTCCGGCAGCGTCAGGCCGATCAGGCCCAGCTCACCCATCTGCCGCCAGAGCTGCTCGGAAAATCCGCTCGGGTCATCTTCCATTTTGCGCACCACGGCCAGCGGGGCCGACTCGCTGCACAACCGCTGCACCGTCTCCCGCAGCATGTCTTGTTCTTGGCTGAAATCGAGGTCCATCTGTTGTTACTCCTTGGTACGAGGAGGAAGAGGGGGGTTAACCGGACTTAACCGATCGAACGGATTAAAGCAGGAGGCCGGGTTCTGAGTAACCATATTCCGAATCCGTTGTCGGCCTATTCCGTGTTCAGAAATTCGGCGGCAGGCCGAGTTTGCGCCGGGCGATGATGTTCTTTTGCACCTCCGAGGTGCCGCCGCCGATGGTGTCGATGACGGTGTAGCGGTAGGTGAGCTCGGGGCGCCCGCGCATGGGGGCGTCGGCGGTCTGCACGCGCAACTGCGTGCCGGGAGCGCCGATATCCAAGGCGGCGTTGGCAATACGTTTGGACAGCTCGGTGGCGTAGAGCTTGTACTGTGACGAATCGGTGGTCGGCGCCGCGCCGCCTTTCGAGGCCTTGGCCACGAAGCGTAGTCCGAGGCAGCGGGCCACCTCCGTTTGCGTCACCAGCTGCGCGATCCGTTGGCGGATCACCAGGTCTTCGCGCAGCGGCCTGCCGTCGCACTGCTCGGTAACGACGTAGGCGCACAGCTCTTCCATGCGCTGCTCGATGGGCGAGAAGGTGAACATGGTGAAGCGTTCGAGGTCGAGGGCCTCGGAGATGTACTGGAAGCCTTTATTGAGCTCGCCGACGCGGTACTCGTCGCCGACGTAGACATTGTCGAAGTAGACCGAGTTGGTGATCTCGTCGCCGATGGTCGGCATCGGCTGGACGGTCAGACCGGGCGTGTCCATGTGCAACAGGAACAGCGTGATGCCGCGGTGTTTGTTGCTGGGGTCGGTACGGGCACCGAGCCAGTACCAATCGGCGAAGTGGGCCGAGGTGGAGAAGATCTTCTGGCCGTTGAGGCGCCAGCCGTCGCCGTCGCGCGTGGCCTTCAGCGCCATCGCCGCGGCGTCCGAGCCGGCTTCCGGTTCGGTGTAGCCGACCGCGAACTGGACTTCGTTGCGCAGGATCTTCGGCAGGAACTCGCGCTTGAGCTTGTCGCTGCCGTGGCGGATGAGGGTCTTGCCGACGATGCCCACGCCCTTGCCGATCTGCGGTGCGCCGCGGCGCGCCAAGGACTCGTTGAGCAAGTACTCGTACACGCCTTCGGTCTCGTTGCCGCCGTATTCCTTGGGCCAGCCCATACCGAGCCAGCCACGCTCGCCGCACTTGCTCATGAACGCCCGGCGCTCCGGGGTATCGACGAGCTGTGCCATGTTCTCGCGCGTCACGTCCATCACCTCGGGGGTGTCGCATTGGTCGAGGAACTGCTCGACCGCTTGCACGAAAGCCTTTTCCGCCTCTGAAAAATCGAAGTTCACGGTTGGTCTCCTATTGCCGAGCCTAGCCAGCCACGCTCCGCTCAATGGCCTTTGAACACCGGCTTGCGTTTTTCCACGAAGGCGCGCGTGCCCTCGCGGGCGTCTTGGGTATTGGATGACAGTGTCGCCGCGATCGCTTCGTAGTCGAGCATCTCGTCGAGCGTCGAGTTGAGCGAGCGATAGATGAAGCGGCGCGCGAGATCGACGGCCACGCTCGGGCCCTTGGCCAGCTCCTTGGCGTAGCGCAGCGCGGCGTTCAACGCTTCGCCCTCGGGCACCAGTTCGTCGAGCAAGCCTTCCTTGAAAGCCTCTTCGGCTTCGAGGATGCGCCCGGTCTCTACCATCATCAGCGCGGTCGAGAGCCGGGTGATGCGCGGCAAGAAGTACGTGATGCCGCAGTCGGGCGCGAAGCCGAGGCGCACCATGGCCGCGCACAGACGGGCTTTGGTGTCGCCGAAGCGCCGATCGCACGCCAAGGCGAAGGCGAGCCCGGCGCCCATGCACGGGCCGTGAATCGCCGCGATCACCGGCTTGTCGACTTCGATGAGCCAGTGAGTGACCTCGGCTATCGGCCCAGCGGGCATCTTGCGCTGATAGCGCTCCATGACGAGGTTCGGGTCCGACAAGCCGGGCAGCGGCCGATCGCCGCCGCCGCTGAGCCAGTCGGCGTCGCCGCCGGCGCTGAAGGCGCGCCCGGCGCCGGTGAGGACGAGGGTGCGCACCTCATCGTTCTCGCGTAGCTCGCGCAACAACTGCACCAGGCGCCGGCCAACCTCCCAGTTGATCGGATTGAGGCGCTCGGGCCGGTTGAGGGTGATGATGCCGACGCCGTCTTCGATGCGGAACAAGACAGGTTCTTCTGCTGCCATGGTTGTTACCTCCGTACTCTCAAGAGCCCCTCACCAGCCCTCTCCCAGGGGGAGAGGGAGCAGGATTAAAGCAGGTTCACTGTTCCATTGGGAGAGCGTCAGATGTTCGCGCGCCCTAACGCTTAAGCACCACTGCGGTGGCGTTGCCGCCGAGACCAAGTGTCTGCGCTAGGCCCACTCTCGCATTGGGTACTTGGCGGGCGCCGGCCTCGCCGCGTAGTTGCCAGCCCATCTCGCAGACCTGGAACAGCCCCTGTGCGGTGGTGGCTTCACCGAAACAGAGGAACCCGCCGCTGGGGTTAATCGGTAGCTTGCCGGTCGGCATGGTCTCGCCCGTCTCCATGAGGTGCTCCGCTTCGCCCGGCTTGCAGAAGCCCCACTCCTCGGGAAACGCGAGCTCGTAGTACACCGTGTTGTCCTGCAACTCGACGAGGTCGACGTCCTTCTGGCCGACCCCGGCACCCTTGAGCGCTTTTTCGACCGCGAGTTTCGCCTCGCTGTGCAGCGTCGGCCCTGACGGCCCCAGCCCGCCGAGGCCGCGCGTGATGCCGTCGTCGAAGCTGGCGGTCGCCACCGCGCTTGCCGCCACCCACACCGGCTTCGAGGTGCGCTTCTTCGCCTGCTCCGCTGAGCACAGGATCACCGCGGCCGCGCCGTCGCTCACCGGGCAGATCTCGTACAAACGGAGCGGATAGCTGACGACGTTCGACTTGAGCACCTGCTCGAGCGTGAACTCCTGTCGAAAGCGCGCGTTCTCGTTGTGCTTGCCGACCTGATGCGCCTTGACGGCTACCTTCGCCAGCTGCTCCTCGGTGGTGCCGTAGTCTTTCATGCGCCGCCAGCAGAGCGACGCCCAAAACGCCGGGCCGGGCATGCCGACGCAGCGCTGGCGCAGGAACTCGGGATCGGTGGTCTCCTCCAAGCCGGAGGTCTGGATGAATCCCTTGGGCATCTTCTCGCCGCCCACGACGAGCACCAGATCGTAGAGCCCGCTGGCAACGAGGGTGTAGCCGATGTTGAAGGCGTTGCCCCCGGCGGCGCATCCCGCCGACAGGTTGTAGACGGGGATTCCCGTCGAGCCCATCTCTTCGACCACGTCGTTGCCGTTCAAGCCCCAGCCCTTGCCGCCGGAGAAGCGCGAGCTAGCGGCCGAGACCGCCTCGATCTCGCGCCACGACACGCCCGCGTCCTTGAGCGCCGCTTCTACCGCAACCCGGCACAGGTCGTTGACCGACTTGTCCGCAAACTTCCCCCACGGGTGCATTCCCAGCCCGATGACTGCCACGTCTCTCATGTGCGTCTCCGTCTCTGCCGCGTGCGCCGACTCACACCGGCCTGAATTTCCAGGTGATGACCTCGGTACCGTCGGCTTCGTGGTACAGGGGCTCCAACACCAGCTCCACCGGCATGTCCGGCCGCAGGCTCCTCAGATCGTCCGTGCTGATCCGGCCCAGCACCCGCAGGCCATCGTCGAGATCCACCACCCCCATCGCGTAGGGCTTGAACGGCTCATCGAATTTCACCGGCGGTGGCGGCGCATAACTCTGGATGGCCAGGCTCCACAACCTGCCGCGCGGTCCGAACGCGGCATCCTGGATCTTGCTCTCGCCACACTTCGGATTGTGACAGACAGCGGACTTCGGAAAGTACGGCGCGGCGCACGACGCGCAACGCGATCCCAACAGCCGCGGCCCCTGCGGGGTATCGGCAAAGAGGCCCGCGATTACCGGTTTCGTTTCCATCACCTCATCCTTTCAGCGCCCGAGTGATCGCAGGCAAAATCTCGAGGCAGTCGCCGACGATGCCGTAGCGCGCGTAACGGAACACCGCCGCGTCCGGGTCGCGGTTGATCGCCACGATCGTCTTCGCTGCGGCGCAGCCGACCATGTGCTGGCTGGCGCCCGAGATGCCGGCGGCAATGTACAACGCCGGCCGCGTGATCTTGCCGGTTAGCCCGACCTGGCGCGAGGAGTCGACCCAGCCGTTTTCCACCACCGGACGCGAGGCCGCAGCCATACCGCCGAGGGTCTCGGCCAGCTCTTCGATCAGCCGGTAGTTCTCCTTCTTGCCGAGTCCCATACCACCGGCCACGATGATCTGCGCCTCCTCGAGACGCGGGCCTTCAAGGTGCGCTTTCTGGATGACCCGCACTCGTTCAGTTGCCGCGCCCAGGTCGACCGCCACCTGCCGCACGGCCGGCGCCGGCGAGTCCGCTGCCGGCGGCTCCACGAGCAGCATGTCAGCCAGGACTCCGACCACGCAGGACTCCGCGCCGGTCAGCTCGTAGACCACACGCGTATCCCCGCCGTAGGCCGAGGCGGTAACCTTGACCGCTCTACCTTCCACCTCCAGCTTCAGCGCATTCATCACCACGCCGGCACCGGTGCGCGCCGACAGGCGCGGCGCCACCAGACGCGCGTTGAACGTCTGCGGGATGAGTATCAGCTTCGGCGCGTGCTGCTTGCTGTACTGCGCCAGGGCTTCGACCCAGACGTCGGCCTGGAAGTCAGCGAGTTTAGCGTCCTCGATCCGATCGAGGTGAGCGACGCCGTACTTGCCCGCGATTTCGAGCGCCCGCTCCGGTGCCGGACCAGCGATCAGCCAATTCAATTCGAGACCCGCAGCAGCGGCAAGCTTGCAGGCCAAGCTGAGCGTTTCTTCCGCGCCCACGGGTACACCCGCACGGCCTCGTTCCCAGGTGCAGACAACGACCGAATTTGACACGTTTGCCTCCGAATGCTCCGTCACCGGAACCTACTCGATGGTCCGCTCCGCGCGCAGGCGCGTGACCAGCTCCAGTGCCGCCGCGGCCGAGTCGCCCGGAATGACCTCGCAGCGGCCGATGATCGGTTCGACGAACTGGCGGGTCATCGTCACTCTTGGTCGAGCACTCTCACCGAGAGCGAGGCCGGCCGGCGTGATTTGCTGCGGCTTGATCTTGCGGGCCTTCATCGTGCGGATACCAGTCGGATAGCGCGGCTCGCCGAACTCGTTGCTGATCGTGATCACCGCGGGGCACGCGACCTCGACGATCTCGTCGCCGTCAGGCGTCACCCGCGTGACCCGCAGCTTCCCATCAACCAGCTCCACCGCGCGCGCGATGGTGACGATCGGCAGGCCCAACATCTCGCCCAGCAACGCCGGCACCACCCCCTGGTCTCCATCCGACGCCTGACGCCCGCACAGCACCAAGTCCGCCCCGCCGAGCGACTTCACGAACCCGGCGAGCAGCGCGGCGGTCGCGTAGCCGTCCACGGTCCCGGAGTCGACGGGGATGGTTGCGACCTCATCGGCGCCCATCGCGACCGCGTGTTGGAGAATCTTGGTCGGGTCGCTGCCGAGCGAGACCACGTGGATCTTACAGTCGACGCCGGCATCGCGCAGCCGCAGCGCGCACTCGATCGCCTGTTCGTCGTAGCGGTTCATCAGCCGCGGGATCGACGTCTGCGTCAGTGTCTTGCCGTCCGATCCGATCTCCAGCTTCCCCACCAGGACGTAGTTGTCGACCGCGTCCGGATCGAGGACTTCCTTGGCGCAGATGACGATTCTCATTTGCTGCACTCCTTGTTCCAGGCGCCTTCGATGGCCTAGCGCTCTTGGAGGGCGGGAGCTTGCTCCGGCTCTTGGGTGGTGCCGGGCGCCGCTGCGAGGCCCGAAAGCGGCGGCAAGCCGCCGCACTCCACATCGACGACCAGCGCTTCCGCAACCAGCTCGGCGATGTCCGCCGCCCGCACCGTCCGTTCCGGATCTTTCGTGCGGATAGCGTCCTCGAACATCTGCATGCAGAACGGGCACGAGACGGCCGCCGTCTTGGCGCCACAGCCCTTTGCTTCTTCGAAGCGCAGGTGGTTGATTTTCGACTCGAGCTTGTCGTCCATCCAGGCGTACCCACCGCCCGCGCCGCAGCAGAGCGCCGTGGAACGATTCCGAGGCATCTCCGAGATGCCGCTTCTCGAAACCGACGCCAGCACCTGGCGCGGCGCGTCGTAGATTCCATTGTGGCGCCCGAGGTAACACGGATCGTGATACGTCACCGAATCCACCTCCTGCTTCAGCTTCAGTCTGCCGCTCCGGAGCAGTTGCTGGATGAACTCGGCGTGGTGAACGACTGCGTACTTCCCGCCAAAGTCGGGATACTCGTTGGCCAAGGTATTGAAGCAGTGTGGGCACGTCGTGATGATCTTCCGGATCTCGTACTGCTGGAAGAGTTCGACGTTGGTCTTGGCGCACATCTGAAAGGTCAGCTCGCCGCCCGCGCGCCGGGCGGGATCACCGGTGCAGGACTCCTCCGCGCCGAGCACGGCGAAATCGACCCCGGCGGCCTGCAAGACTTTGACGAAAGCGCGCGTCACTTGGATGTTGCGATCGACCAGCGCGCCGGCGCAGCCGACCCAGAAGAGATACTCCGCCGTATCGCCGCGGCCGTAGACCTTGAGGTCGAGGTCCTGAAACCACTCTTCCCGCTCGTGCGCGGCGCCGGCGAACGGATGCCCGCGTTCATCGATGTTCTTCAGAAACGTCTGCGTCTCGTCGCTCATCTTGGATTCGGTCATCACCAGGTAGCGGCGCATGTCGATCATCTTGGGGATGTGTTCGATATACATCGGGCACTCTTGCTGACAGGCTCCGCACGTGCGGCAGCCCCACAGTTCATCTTCCAGCACCGCCGGCCGCAACGGGCCCTCGGCGGCGTCACCGAACAGGGGCGCCTGTTCGGTGTCCGGTGCCGCGCCGCTCCCCGCTTGTGCCGCCAACAGCGACGGCCCGACTGCGCTCAGGTGATCGCGCAGGTTGCGAATGAGCAGCCGCGGATTCAGCTGGGAGCCCCCTAGCGTGGCCGGGCAGACCGACTCGCACCGGCCGCAATTCACGCAAGCATCGAGATCGAGCAGGCTCTTCCAGGAATACTGCTGGATCGCCTTAGCGCCGAGAACGGGCTCGCTCTTCCCGTCCTCGGCTTCCAGCATCGCTTCGATATCCGGATACGGCAGCGCGAGGCCGCGATTGAGATTGCGGAAAAAGATGTTCAAGGCGCCGTAGACGATGTGGTTGAGCTTTCCGGCGGAGAGGTAGCCGATGAAGGCGAATGCTGTGACGGCGTGAAACCACCAGCTACCGCGGTGCATGAACCGCAACGTCGGCTCGCTCAGTCCTTGCAGGGAAAGCGCGACCAGGTAACCGCCGGGAGACCAGCGGGCTAGAGCGGGATTGCCGTGCAACTCCGTCGCGGCCATTCGGAAACCTTCGGTCGCGAAGCCTTGCAGGAAAAGCAGCAGCAAGAGCCCCAGCGCAACGCTGTCCTCCGTCAGAGAGACGACATGTCTTGGGCGCATGACCGTGCGCCGGACAAGGGCCATCGCC harbors:
- a CDS encoding acyl-CoA/acyl-ACP dehydrogenase, yielding MDLDFSQEQDMLRETVQRLCSESAPLAVVRKMEDDPSGFSEQLWRQMGELGLIGLTLPEEYGGAGQSSVEGAILYEELGRSLAPCPHFASAVMSGGALALAGSDAQKQMWLPQIASGAAVFTPAWLEPQRGFGPQGVQLSAVRDGEHLRLNGSKRHVACAAAATRLLVLARTGNGEHDVDLLLVDPKSPGVEITQQYALAADTQYKVAFKDVRVPLADRIGAAQSGWSTWNTLMHDGIILLAAQAIGGAQRALEMTVQYAKEREQFDKPLGAFQAIAHYLADASAAVDGGTTLVYEAAWTRALGRPVDRLAPMAKLFACQTFRDVTAMAQQVYGGMGFTIECDIQLYFRRAKQLQLSWWDTRYLEELVASAVLDAGQPPRLTEDGRKTFKTPPQPVRAVRSRTELAKDLAEHANQRGRCKTYAEMH
- a CDS encoding acyl-CoA dehydrogenase family protein, with the protein product MNFDFSEAEKAFVQAVEQFLDQCDTPEVMDVTRENMAQLVDTPERRAFMSKCGERGWLGMGWPKEYGGNETEGVYEYLLNESLARRGAPQIGKGVGIVGKTLIRHGSDKLKREFLPKILRNEVQFAVGYTEPEAGSDAAAMALKATRDGDGWRLNGQKIFSTSAHFADWYWLGARTDPSNKHRGITLFLLHMDTPGLTVQPMPTIGDEITNSVYFDNVYVGDEYRVGELNKGFQYISEALDLERFTMFTFSPIEQRMEELCAYVVTEQCDGRPLREDLVIRQRIAQLVTQTEVARCLGLRFVAKASKGGAAPTTDSSQYKLYATELSKRIANAALDIGAPGTQLRVQTADAPMRGRPELTYRYTVIDTIGGGTSEVQKNIIARRKLGLPPNF
- a CDS encoding enoyl-CoA hydratase/isomerase family protein, which translates into the protein MAAEEPVLFRIEDGVGIITLNRPERLNPINWEVGRRLVQLLRELRENDEVRTLVLTGAGRAFSAGGDADWLSGGGDRPLPGLSDPNLVMERYQRKMPAGPIAEVTHWLIEVDKPVIAAIHGPCMGAGLAFALACDRRFGDTKARLCAAMVRLGFAPDCGITYFLPRITRLSTALMMVETGRILEAEEAFKEGLLDELVPEGEALNAALRYAKELAKGPSVAVDLARRFIYRSLNSTLDEMLDYEAIAATLSSNTQDAREGTRAFVEKRKPVFKGH
- a CDS encoding transporter: MRDVAVIGLGMHPWGKFADKSVNDLCRVAVEAALKDAGVSWREIEAVSAASSRFSGGKGWGLNGNDVVEEMGSTGIPVYNLSAGCAAGGNAFNIGYTLVASGLYDLVLVVGGEKMPKGFIQTSGLEETTDPEFLRQRCVGMPGPAFWASLCWRRMKDYGTTEEQLAKVAVKAHQVGKHNENARFRQEFTLEQVLKSNVVSYPLRLYEICPVSDGAAAVILCSAEQAKKRTSKPVWVAASAVATASFDDGITRGLGGLGPSGPTLHSEAKLAVEKALKGAGVGQKDVDLVELQDNTVYYELAFPEEWGFCKPGEAEHLMETGETMPTGKLPINPSGGFLCFGEATTAQGLFQVCEMGWQLRGEAGARQVPNARVGLAQTLGLGGNATAVVLKR
- a CDS encoding OB-fold domain-containing protein — encoded protein: METKPVIAGLFADTPQGPRLLGSRCASCAAPYFPKSAVCHNPKCGESKIQDAAFGPRGRLWSLAIQSYAPPPPVKFDEPFKPYAMGVVDLDDGLRVLGRISTDDLRSLRPDMPVELVLEPLYHEADGTEVITWKFRPV
- a CDS encoding electron transfer flavoprotein subunit alpha/FixB family protein, coding for MSNSVVVCTWERGRAGVPVGAEETLSLACKLAAAAGLELNWLIAGPAPERALEIAGKYGVAHLDRIEDAKLADFQADVWVEALAQYSKQHAPKLILIPQTFNARLVAPRLSARTGAGVVMNALKLEVEGRAVKVTASAYGGDTRVVYELTGAESCVVGVLADMLLVEPPAADSPAPAVRQVAVDLGAATERVRVIQKAHLEGPRLEEAQIIVAGGMGLGKKENYRLIEELAETLGGMAAASRPVVENGWVDSSRQVGLTGKITRPALYIAAGISGASQHMVGCAAAKTIVAINRDPDAAVFRYARYGIVGDCLEILPAITRALKG
- a CDS encoding electron transfer flavoprotein subunit beta/FixA family protein, yielding MRIVICAKEVLDPDAVDNYVLVGKLEIGSDGKTLTQTSIPRLMNRYDEQAIECALRLRDAGVDCKIHVVSLGSDPTKILQHAVAMGADEVATIPVDSGTVDGYATAALLAGFVKSLGGADLVLCGRQASDGDQGVVPALLGEMLGLPIVTIARAVELVDGKLRVTRVTPDGDEIVEVACPAVITISNEFGEPRYPTGIRTMKARKIKPQQITPAGLALGESARPRVTMTRQFVEPIIGRCEVIPGDSAAAALELVTRLRAERTIE
- a CDS encoding (Fe-S)-binding protein, which encodes MAETREIYWNIAGGALLYLFLAVAAAVFAGGVYRRYRLWRLGGSETRWDRIPERLTGLLLEIFGQHRQWRQPYPGLMHAFIFYGFLAQVVATSLISLQEWSGIHFLQGATYRWYSLLSDSFGLLAIVGLAMALVRRTVMRPRHVVSLTEDSVALGLLLLLFLQGFATEGFRMAATELHGNPALARWSPGGYLVALSLQGLSEPTLRFMHRGSWWFHAVTAFAFIGYLSAGKLNHIVYGALNIFFRNLNRGLALPYPDIEAMLEAEDGKSEPVLGAKAIQQYSWKSLLDLDACVNCGRCESVCPATLGGSQLNPRLLIRNLRDHLSAVGPSLLAAQAGSGAAPDTEQAPLFGDAAEGPLRPAVLEDELWGCRTCGACQQECPMYIEHIPKMIDMRRYLVMTESKMSDETQTFLKNIDERGHPFAGAAHEREEWFQDLDLKVYGRGDTAEYLFWVGCAGALVDRNIQVTRAFVKVLQAAGVDFAVLGAEESCTGDPARRAGGELTFQMCAKTNVELFQQYEIRKIITTCPHCFNTLANEYPDFGGKYAVVHHAEFIQQLLRSGRLKLKQEVDSVTYHDPCYLGRHNGIYDAPRQVLASVSRSGISEMPRNRSTALCCGAGGGYAWMDDKLESKINHLRFEEAKGCGAKTAAVSCPFCMQMFEDAIRTKDPERTVRAADIAELVAEALVVDVECGGLPPLSGLAAAPGTTQEPEQAPALQER